A genomic stretch from Edaphobacter aggregans includes:
- a CDS encoding prolipoprotein diacylglyceryl transferase: MFPYIDLGPVHLGTFGLLLWLAAVAATVVLHRNFLRNGVDGDALSVVAFVVIGGVIGAKAWHELQNVGELRFAMRQIVAPGWSHPMDVVMGFLHWFQAGFAWFGGMVAGIAVLMWQGRAVRFKRALEGTLGKPVGAMRMLDLAAPAAAVGYGVGRIGCLLSGDGDYGIKTTLPWGVHMRPDALVPTTDLVQPTPCYELLFSLALAWWLWQRGKKHLPVSVITGEYLVLSGIGRFLVEFVRINPRVHWGMSNAQVAALGSVVVGLVLIGVAKAKNVQWAPELVGDSTV; the protein is encoded by the coding sequence ATGTTTCCCTATATCGATCTTGGCCCGGTACATCTGGGTACGTTTGGGCTTTTACTTTGGCTGGCTGCGGTGGCGGCTACTGTGGTGTTGCACCGGAATTTTTTGCGGAATGGCGTGGATGGCGATGCGCTGAGTGTTGTAGCGTTTGTGGTTATCGGCGGGGTAATCGGTGCGAAGGCTTGGCATGAGCTGCAAAATGTTGGAGAATTGCGGTTTGCTATGCGGCAAATTGTGGCTCCGGGATGGTCGCATCCGATGGATGTGGTGATGGGGTTCCTGCACTGGTTTCAAGCGGGGTTTGCCTGGTTTGGGGGGATGGTCGCCGGGATTGCCGTGCTGATGTGGCAGGGGCGAGCGGTTCGGTTCAAGAGGGCGCTGGAAGGGACCCTGGGTAAGCCGGTAGGGGCGATGCGGATGCTGGATCTGGCGGCTCCGGCGGCGGCGGTTGGGTATGGCGTGGGGCGGATCGGGTGTCTGCTGTCGGGCGATGGGGATTATGGGATCAAGACGACGCTGCCGTGGGGCGTTCATATGAGGCCGGATGCTCTGGTGCCGACTACGGATCTGGTGCAGCCTACTCCTTGCTATGAGCTGCTGTTTTCGCTCGCGCTGGCGTGGTGGCTCTGGCAGCGGGGGAAGAAGCATCTGCCGGTGAGTGTGATTACCGGGGAGTATCTGGTGCTCAGTGGGATTGGGCGGTTTCTGGTGGAGTTTGTCAGGATCAATCCGCGGGTCCACTGGGGGATGAGCAATGCTCAGGTGGCGGCGCTCGGGTCGGTGGTGGTCGGGTTGGTGCTGATTGGGGTGGCGAAGGCGAAGAATGTGCAGTGGGCGCCAGAGTTGGTGGGGGATTCTACGGTTTAG
- a CDS encoding SpoIIE family protein phosphatase, whose product MANKPRRAEPPAAPAPEVSPEHHFEGDYRPREPETAQPPNIRVEPLQVDFLHSLADALNSTLDLNTLMHRVADLVRAVIDYRIFAILLINDRTQELWMRFQIGHTPEIERTRLKVGRGIVGQAALQRRSLLVEDVSKDEHYISANPNVRSELAVPLIVKNKVIGVLDIESETSGFFTPEHQRLLEVVASRMAVAVENARLYTRVSRQAQTLTVLNEISRELTSILDLDDLLERIGHLLKRVIDFQMFTILLWNERTQQFEHRFSTRYGERVTRERNVTLGRGIIGTAAEQREPILAPDIRKDSRYVLENPETRSELAVPLIYKGQVIGVVDLEHTRVNYYNEDHLRTLSTLGAQIAISIANARLYQRIHEEEQRMERDLEMARKVQLRLMPSRPPRLERAEIATQFLAARSIGGDLYDFLDYGPGRTAVAVGDVSGKAAPAALYAALVSGILRSLAPQHLSPAALLTALNDQLQERKLDAQYVTMLLAVWDDSNQTLQVANAGSVQPLFVSMRAKGPEVKTIQAEGFPLGLFPNAEYEEFTLSTRPGDLIVFFSDGIVDAVNAAGDMFGDARLNAVLQAQSHATAASTVEAVLKAVSDFQSGVDHFDDETVVVLRVL is encoded by the coding sequence ATGGCTAACAAACCACGCCGCGCAGAACCGCCTGCCGCGCCAGCGCCGGAAGTATCTCCCGAACACCACTTCGAAGGAGACTACCGTCCACGCGAGCCGGAGACCGCGCAGCCTCCCAATATCCGCGTCGAGCCGCTCCAGGTGGACTTTCTTCACTCACTCGCCGACGCCCTCAACTCCACCCTCGACCTCAACACCCTGATGCATCGGGTGGCCGACCTCGTCCGCGCCGTCATCGACTACCGCATCTTCGCGATTCTGCTGATCAACGACCGTACCCAGGAGCTCTGGATGCGCTTCCAGATCGGCCACACCCCCGAGATCGAGCGCACCCGCCTCAAGGTAGGCCGGGGCATAGTAGGCCAGGCCGCCCTCCAGCGCCGCTCCCTCCTCGTCGAAGACGTCTCGAAAGACGAGCACTACATATCCGCCAACCCCAACGTCCGCTCCGAGCTAGCCGTCCCGTTGATCGTAAAAAACAAAGTCATCGGCGTCCTCGACATCGAATCCGAAACCTCCGGCTTCTTCACCCCTGAACACCAGCGCTTGCTCGAGGTCGTCGCCTCGCGAATGGCCGTAGCGGTCGAGAACGCTCGCCTTTACACCCGCGTCTCCCGCCAAGCCCAGACCCTCACCGTTCTCAATGAGATCTCCCGTGAACTGACCAGCATCCTCGACCTCGACGACCTGCTAGAGCGCATCGGTCATCTCCTCAAGCGCGTCATCGACTTCCAGATGTTCACCATCCTGCTCTGGAATGAACGCACACAGCAGTTCGAACACCGCTTCTCCACCCGCTACGGCGAACGAGTCACCCGCGAACGCAACGTCACTCTCGGTAGAGGGATCATCGGCACCGCAGCCGAGCAGCGCGAACCGATCCTCGCACCGGACATACGCAAGGATTCGCGGTACGTACTCGAGAACCCCGAGACCCGTTCCGAACTCGCCGTCCCACTCATCTACAAGGGCCAAGTGATCGGCGTGGTCGACCTCGAGCACACCCGGGTGAACTACTACAACGAAGACCATCTGCGAACCCTGAGCACTTTGGGAGCACAGATCGCCATCTCCATCGCCAACGCCCGCCTCTACCAACGCATCCATGAGGAAGAGCAGCGCATGGAACGCGACCTGGAGATGGCGCGCAAGGTCCAGCTTCGGCTAATGCCCTCACGCCCGCCCAGGCTCGAACGCGCCGAGATCGCCACGCAGTTCCTCGCCGCACGGTCGATCGGTGGAGACCTATACGACTTCCTCGACTACGGCCCGGGACGCACTGCCGTTGCCGTAGGAGACGTCAGCGGCAAGGCCGCCCCAGCCGCCTTGTATGCAGCCCTGGTCAGCGGTATCCTGCGCTCGCTCGCACCACAACATCTATCCCCTGCCGCCCTGCTAACAGCCCTCAACGACCAGCTTCAGGAACGCAAGCTCGACGCCCAGTACGTGACGATGCTCCTCGCCGTTTGGGACGACTCAAACCAGACCTTGCAGGTCGCCAATGCCGGCTCGGTTCAGCCGCTCTTCGTTTCCATGAGAGCCAAAGGGCCAGAGGTCAAGACCATTCAGGCGGAAGGCTTCCCGCTGGGACTCTTTCCGAACGCGGAATATGAAGAGTTCACGCTCTCGACTCGTCCGGGCGACCTGATCGTCTTCTTCTCTGATGGCATCGTGGACGCTGTAAACGCCGCGGGCGACATGTTCGGCGACGCTCGCCTCAATGCGGTGTTGCAAGCTCAGTCGCATGCTACGGCAGCATCAACTGTAGAAGCCGTCCTGAAGGCCGTGTCGGATTTCCAGTCTGGTGTAGATCACTTCGACGATGAGACTGTTGTGGTTCTTCGTGTACTCTGA
- the deoC gene encoding deoxyribose-phosphate aldolase — MSTLTISEPLPTGPGKFEATVFAAHALSSPQNLAAIIDHTLSKPDATRAQVLQHCHEAAEYHFACAMVSPTWVSLAASALQGTGVPVGVFIGFPLGATLSASKRDETIRVLKQGAHDIDMVMNIGLLKSGESSDYEAVKQDIRGVVELAHASGAIVKVILETCLLTFEEKLRASELALSAGADFLKTSTGFSTGGATADDISLLRGVAGHRAGVKASGGIRSLADATTMLRAGASRIGASASVKIVTELKGQDTTSSEPASSY; from the coding sequence TTGAGCACCCTGACCATCTCTGAACCCCTACCCACCGGCCCAGGAAAATTCGAAGCAACAGTCTTCGCAGCCCATGCCCTCTCTTCGCCCCAGAATCTCGCGGCCATCATCGACCACACCCTATCCAAACCGGACGCGACCCGCGCTCAAGTCCTCCAGCACTGCCACGAGGCCGCCGAGTATCACTTCGCCTGCGCTATGGTCAGCCCTACCTGGGTCTCCCTCGCCGCCTCTGCCCTCCAGGGCACCGGCGTCCCCGTAGGCGTCTTCATCGGCTTCCCCCTGGGTGCCACCCTCTCCGCGTCAAAACGCGATGAAACCATCCGCGTCCTCAAGCAGGGCGCTCATGACATCGACATGGTCATGAACATCGGCCTCCTCAAGTCTGGCGAGTCCAGCGACTACGAGGCCGTCAAGCAGGACATACGCGGAGTCGTCGAGCTCGCCCACGCATCCGGCGCCATCGTCAAGGTCATCCTGGAGACCTGCCTCCTCACCTTCGAGGAGAAGCTCCGCGCCTCCGAGCTCGCCCTGAGTGCCGGGGCAGACTTCCTTAAGACCAGCACTGGCTTCTCCACCGGCGGAGCCACAGCCGACGACATCTCCCTGCTCCGCGGCGTAGCCGGCCACCGCGCCGGTGTCAAAGCATCCGGCGGCATCCGCTCCCTGGCCGACGCCACCACCATGCTCCGGGCTGGAGCCTCTCGCATTGGAGCCAGCGCCAGCGTCAAGATCGTCACTGAACTCAAAGGTCAGGACACCACATCGTCCGAACCTGCATCCTCTTATTGA
- a CDS encoding LLM class flavin-dependent oxidoreductase has protein sequence MSKGTGGLRLSVLDQSPVPAGSTPAEALQNSIALARRVDELGYRRFWMSEHHAMDTLACTAPEIMLARIGAETKRIRIGSGGIMLPHYTPLKVAEVFRTLYALYPGRVDLGIGRAPGGGPTEMLALRRSRRTPMEDDFPEQVGELLAFLEEEFPEGHPFDRVRVMPAMPGGPDVWMLGSSMWSSAAAVEFGLPYSFAHFFSPVKTRQAIEAYMRGFRGGVRREKPEATVAVGVICAETQEEAEFLASSVRLLQRRIRLGDRRPVSSPEDALRELRLLGDVPMEEGEWPRYFVGTPAKVREELEQMSGELGIDELVVNTIVWEHAKRIRSYELLAGHD, from the coding sequence ATGAGTAAAGGGACGGGTGGGTTGCGGCTGTCTGTGCTGGATCAGTCGCCGGTTCCGGCGGGAAGTACGCCGGCTGAGGCTTTGCAGAACTCGATTGCGTTGGCGCGGCGGGTGGATGAACTCGGGTATAGGCGGTTCTGGATGTCGGAGCACCATGCGATGGATACGCTGGCATGTACGGCTCCAGAGATCATGTTGGCGCGGATTGGGGCCGAGACGAAGCGAATTCGAATTGGGTCGGGTGGGATTATGTTGCCGCACTACACTCCGCTGAAGGTGGCGGAGGTGTTTCGGACTTTGTATGCGCTTTATCCGGGGCGGGTGGATCTTGGGATTGGGCGGGCTCCCGGGGGTGGCCCGACGGAGATGTTGGCGCTGAGGCGGAGCAGAAGAACTCCAATGGAGGATGATTTTCCCGAGCAGGTTGGGGAACTGCTTGCGTTTTTGGAGGAGGAGTTTCCGGAGGGGCACCCTTTTGATCGAGTGAGAGTGATGCCGGCTATGCCGGGTGGGCCGGATGTGTGGATGCTGGGGTCGAGCATGTGGAGTTCGGCTGCTGCGGTTGAATTTGGGCTGCCTTATTCCTTCGCCCACTTCTTTTCGCCCGTAAAAACGCGGCAGGCGATTGAGGCTTATATGCGTGGCTTTCGGGGCGGGGTTCGGCGGGAGAAACCCGAGGCTACGGTGGCTGTGGGGGTTATTTGTGCGGAGACACAGGAGGAGGCGGAGTTTCTGGCTTCGAGCGTGAGGTTGCTGCAGCGGCGGATTCGGCTTGGGGATCGGAGGCCGGTGTCCTCGCCTGAGGATGCTTTGCGGGAGCTGCGGCTGCTTGGAGATGTGCCTATGGAGGAAGGGGAGTGGCCGCGGTATTTTGTGGGGACCCCAGCTAAGGTGCGCGAGGAGTTAGAGCAGATGTCTGGGGAACTGGGGATTGATGAGTTGGTTGTGAATACGATTGTCTGGGAACATGCGAAGAGGATTCGGAGTTATGAGTTGCTGGCTGGGCATGATTAG
- the hpt gene encoding hypoxanthine phosphoribosyltransferase: MSNSTPTFPPAETMPILFTKDQIAERTKAIGAQITADYAGQSIVLIGVLKGAAIFLADLARAINVDNTFDFVAVSSYGRARVSSGAVKLIKDIDNPIEGKHVIIVEDILDTGLTLSYLRGLMLQHKPASLKIATCLDKPERRLVPIEADYVAFKIPNQFVIGYGMDFAERYRGVDDIRLFPEEAAGH, translated from the coding sequence ATGTCCAATAGCACGCCCACATTCCCCCCCGCCGAAACCATGCCGATCCTGTTCACCAAAGACCAAATCGCCGAACGCACTAAGGCCATCGGCGCCCAGATCACCGCCGACTACGCCGGCCAGTCCATCGTCCTCATCGGAGTCCTCAAAGGCGCAGCCATCTTCCTCGCCGACCTCGCCCGCGCCATCAACGTTGACAACACCTTCGACTTCGTCGCTGTCTCCAGCTACGGCCGCGCCCGCGTCTCCTCCGGCGCCGTTAAGCTCATCAAGGACATCGACAACCCTATCGAAGGCAAGCACGTTATCATCGTCGAAGACATCCTCGACACCGGCCTCACTCTCAGCTATCTCCGCGGCCTGATGCTCCAGCACAAGCCCGCCTCCCTCAAGATCGCCACCTGCCTCGACAAGCCCGAGCGTCGCCTCGTCCCCATCGAAGCCGACTACGTGGCCTTCAAAATCCCCAACCAGTTTGTCATCGGCTACGGCATGGACTTTGCCGAGCGCTATCGCGGCGTAGACGACATCCGCCTCTTCCCCGAAGAAGCCGCAGGCCACTAA
- a CDS encoding class I SAM-dependent methyltransferase, protein MLTLDPQKLLEQQLAESHRRFPGPDYQKVLRWVHQTLKPSLYIEIGVECGDSLLNTLPTTKSIGIDPSPRCKSRPNVDIYAMTSDDFFAQVEAGTISGVSGYSLAFIDGLHTYDQALRDFINLEKLSSTDSVIMLHDCIPLDEISASNPRASQFYTGDVWKTLLILVRNRPDLKICIIPTWPSGLVLVSGLNSKSEVLNEKFSVLVDQYRPLRFADYSSTTSELPSPTPIKEAAVKQFLQAS, encoded by the coding sequence ATGCTTACTCTCGACCCCCAGAAATTGCTTGAACAACAACTTGCGGAGTCACACAGACGATTTCCTGGCCCGGACTATCAGAAGGTTCTTCGTTGGGTCCATCAAACACTGAAGCCATCTCTTTACATCGAAATCGGAGTCGAATGCGGAGATTCGCTCCTCAACACCCTTCCCACCACCAAATCGATCGGCATCGATCCATCTCCCAGATGTAAATCGCGACCTAACGTAGATATCTACGCCATGACAAGCGACGACTTCTTCGCTCAGGTCGAGGCTGGCACTATATCCGGGGTCAGTGGTTATTCCCTCGCGTTCATCGACGGTCTCCACACCTACGATCAGGCTTTACGCGACTTCATCAATCTCGAGAAGCTCTCTTCTACAGACTCCGTCATCATGCTTCACGACTGCATTCCGCTCGACGAGATCTCCGCATCCAACCCACGCGCCTCGCAGTTCTACACCGGCGACGTATGGAAGACGCTGTTGATCCTCGTCCGCAACCGGCCCGATTTGAAAATCTGCATCATCCCGACCTGGCCTAGCGGACTCGTTTTGGTTAGCGGCCTCAACTCCAAATCCGAAGTTCTCAACGAGAAGTTTTCAGTGCTTGTCGATCAATATCGGCCGCTCAGGTTCGCTGATTACTCTTCAACGACCAGTGAACTTCCCTCTCCCACTCCGATCAAAGAAGCAGCCGTTAAGCAATTCTTGCAGGCTTCCTGA